From Diceros bicornis minor isolate mBicDic1 chromosome 17, mDicBic1.mat.cur, whole genome shotgun sequence, the proteins below share one genomic window:
- the NFE2 gene encoding transcription factor NF-E2 45 kDa subunit, whose protein sequence is MPPCPPQQSRNRVTQLPTPELGEMELTWQEIMSITELQGLNAPTEPSFEPPAPAPYPGPPHPSTYCPCSIHPDTGFPLPPPPYELPAPTSHVPDPPYSYGNMAIPVSKPLTLSGLLSEPLPDPLALLDIGLPAGPPKPQEDPESDSGLSLNYSDAESLELEGTEVGRRRGEYVEMYPVEYPYSMMPNSLAHPNYALPPAETPLALEPSSGPVRAKPTARGEAGSRDERRALAMKIPFPTDKIVNLPVDDFNELLARYPLTESQLALVRDIRRRGKNKVAAQNCRKRKLETIVQLERELERLGSERERLLRARGEADRTLEVMRQQLTELYRDIFQHLRDEAGNNYSPEEYVLQQAADGAIFLVPRGTKVEATD, encoded by the exons ATGCCCCCGTGTCCTCCCCAGCAGAGCAGGAACAGGGTGACACAGCTGCCCACTCCAGAGCTGGGCGAGATGGAACTGACTTGGCAAGAGATCATGTCCATCACTGAGCTGCAG GGCCTGAATGCTCCAACTGAGCCATCGTTtgagcccccagccccagccccatacCCTGGACCCCCACACCCCTCAACTTACTGCCCCTGTTCAATCCACCCGGATACTGGCTTCCCCCTTCCTCCGCCACCTTATGAGCTCCCAGCACCCACATCTCATGTCCCAGACCCCCCATACTCCTATGGTAACATGGCCATACCAGTCTCCAAGCCACTGACCCTCTCAGGCCTGCTCAGTGAGCCCCTCCCAGACCCCTTGGCCCTCCTGGACATTGGGCTGCCAGCAGGGCCACCCAAGCCCCAAGAAGACCCAGAATCAGACTCAGGATTATCCCTCAACTATAGTGATGCTGAATCTCTTGAGCTGGAGGGGACAGAGGTTGGTCGGCGGCGTGGCGAGTATGTAGAGATGTACCCGGTGGAGTACCCCTACTCGATGATGCCCAACTCCTTGGCCCACCCCAACTATGCCTTGCCGCCTGCTGAGACCCCCTTAGCCTTAGAGCCTTCCTCGGGCCCTGTGCGGGCCAAGCCCACTGCACGGGGGGAGGCGGGGAGTCGGGATGAGCGTCGGGCCCTGGCCATGAAGATCCCCTTCCCTACGGACAAGATTGTCAACTTGCCAGTAGATGACTTTAACGAGCTGTTGGCACGGTACCCGCTGACGGAGAGCCAGCTGGCACTGGTCCGGGACATCCGACGGCGGGGCAAGAACAAGGTGGCCGCCCAGAACTGTCGCAAGAGAAAGCTGGAGACTATCGTGCAGCTGGAGCGGGAACTGGAGCGGCTGGGCAGTGAGCGGGAGCGGCTTCTCCGGGCCCGAGGGGAGGCCGACCGGACCCTGGAGGTTATGCGCCAACAGCTGACGGAGCTCTACCGGGACATTTTCCAGCACCTGCGGGATGAAGCGGGCAACAACTACTCCCCTGAAGAGTATGTGCTGCAACAGGCTGCCGATGGGGCCATCTTCCTGGTGCCCCGGGGGACCAAGGTGGAGGCCACAGACTGA